One Molothrus aeneus isolate 106 chromosome 6, BPBGC_Maene_1.0, whole genome shotgun sequence genomic window carries:
- the LSP1 gene encoding lymphocyte-specific protein 1 isoform X2: protein MASAILRRNSSKQGLQNLIRLTAQWSVEDEEEAARERRRREREKQLRSQAEEGLNGTGPCSESAALAQQNHYDFKPSGTSELEEDEGFSDWSQKLEQRKQRSPRQSYQEEESGVREAEVKLEQLQLDQESPEENMVIREEERVCQEEEEVQEQVEEEQAEQEEKKRRRNDGEKEEAPEKRQKTPSVASLEEEELCSDHTVVCSTKLTDRTESLNRSIQKSNSIKKSQPPLPVSKIDDRLEQYTQAIETSSKAPKPVRQPSLDLPTTSMMVASTKSLWETGEVTAQSAVKPSGCKDIVAGDIVSKRSLWEQKGNPKPESSIKSIPSGKKYKFVATGHGQYKKVLIDDAAEQ from the exons GTTGACAGCACAGTGGAGcgtggaagatgaggaggaggcggcgagagagcggcggcggcgggagcgggagAAGCAGCTGCGGTCCCAGGCAGAGGAGGGCCTGAACGGCACCGGCCCCTGCTCGGAgagtgctgctctggcacagcaaaACCA CTATGACTTTAAGCCATCTGGGACTTCGGAGCTGGAGGAAGACGAGGGGTTCAGTGACTGGTCCCAGAAGCTGGAGCAGCGCAAGCAGAG GTCTCCAAGGCAGTCCTACCAAGAAGAGGAGAGTGGTGTGAGGGAAGCTGAAGTCaaactggagcagctccagctggatcAGGAAAGCCCAGAGGAGAATATGGTTATCAGAGAGGAAGAGAGGGTGTgccaggaggaagaagaggttCAAGAGCAGGTGGAAGAGGAACAAGCTGAGCAAGAG gaaaagaagagaaggcGAAATGatggagagaaagaagaagcaCCAGAGAAACGCCAGAAGACCCCAAGTGTtgccagcctggaggaggaggagctgtgctctgacCACACTGTAGTGTGCTCCACAAAG CTCACGGACAGAACTGAGTCGCTGAACCGCTCGATACAGAAAAG CAACAGCATAAAGAAGAGTCAGCCTCCTCTCCCCGTGTCCAAGATTGATGACAGGCTGGAGCAGTACACACAGGCTATTGAG ACCTCCTCAAAGGCTCCAAAACCTGTGCGGCAGCCCTCTCTGGACCTTCCCACCACGAGCATGATGGTAGCCAGCACAAAAAGCCTCTGGGAGACTGGGGAGGTCACAGCCCAATCTGCTGTGAAGCCCTCAGGTTGTAAG GATATTGTGGCTGGAGACATCGTGAGTAAAAGAAGCCTTTGGGAACAGAAGGGGAATCCCAAACCTGAGAGCAGTATCAAG TCCATTCCTTCTGGCAAAAAGTACAAATTTGTTGCCACAGGCCACGGCCAGTACAAGAAGGTGTTGATAGACGATGCTGCAGAGCAATAG
- the LSP1 gene encoding lymphocyte-specific protein 1 isoform X1, protein MSDSEGCQEGAEGVTQVGDESPEENERLTAQWSVEDEEEAARERRRREREKQLRSQAEEGLNGTGPCSESAALAQQNHYDFKPSGTSELEEDEGFSDWSQKLEQRKQRSPRQSYQEEESGVREAEVKLEQLQLDQESPEENMVIREEERVCQEEEEVQEQVEEEQAEQEEKKRRRNDGEKEEAPEKRQKTPSVASLEEEELCSDHTVVCSTKLTDRTESLNRSIQKSNSIKKSQPPLPVSKIDDRLEQYTQAIETSSKAPKPVRQPSLDLPTTSMMVASTKSLWETGEVTAQSAVKPSGCKDIVAGDIVSKRSLWEQKGNPKPESSIKSIPSGKKYKFVATGHGQYKKVLIDDAAEQ, encoded by the exons GTTGACAGCACAGTGGAGcgtggaagatgaggaggaggcggcgagagagcggcggcggcgggagcgggagAAGCAGCTGCGGTCCCAGGCAGAGGAGGGCCTGAACGGCACCGGCCCCTGCTCGGAgagtgctgctctggcacagcaaaACCA CTATGACTTTAAGCCATCTGGGACTTCGGAGCTGGAGGAAGACGAGGGGTTCAGTGACTGGTCCCAGAAGCTGGAGCAGCGCAAGCAGAG GTCTCCAAGGCAGTCCTACCAAGAAGAGGAGAGTGGTGTGAGGGAAGCTGAAGTCaaactggagcagctccagctggatcAGGAAAGCCCAGAGGAGAATATGGTTATCAGAGAGGAAGAGAGGGTGTgccaggaggaagaagaggttCAAGAGCAGGTGGAAGAGGAACAAGCTGAGCAAGAG gaaaagaagagaaggcGAAATGatggagagaaagaagaagcaCCAGAGAAACGCCAGAAGACCCCAAGTGTtgccagcctggaggaggaggagctgtgctctgacCACACTGTAGTGTGCTCCACAAAG CTCACGGACAGAACTGAGTCGCTGAACCGCTCGATACAGAAAAG CAACAGCATAAAGAAGAGTCAGCCTCCTCTCCCCGTGTCCAAGATTGATGACAGGCTGGAGCAGTACACACAGGCTATTGAG ACCTCCTCAAAGGCTCCAAAACCTGTGCGGCAGCCCTCTCTGGACCTTCCCACCACGAGCATGATGGTAGCCAGCACAAAAAGCCTCTGGGAGACTGGGGAGGTCACAGCCCAATCTGCTGTGAAGCCCTCAGGTTGTAAG GATATTGTGGCTGGAGACATCGTGAGTAAAAGAAGCCTTTGGGAACAGAAGGGGAATCCCAAACCTGAGAGCAGTATCAAG TCCATTCCTTCTGGCAAAAAGTACAAATTTGTTGCCACAGGCCACGGCCAGTACAAGAAGGTGTTGATAGACGATGCTGCAGAGCAATAG